In Pseudomonas sp. Q1-7, the genomic window AACGGCCAGCATCGCCGCGACCTCGACCATTGCCAGCTGGTGATGCTCTCCGGCACGCCCTTCACCCATACGCCGGCCCTGCAGCGCTGCAGCCTGGAAAGCGGCCAGAGCGAGCAACTGCGGGTGGCCTACATCGACCTGCCGAGCCTGCGTGTGGAAGCCCGCCAGTTGCGCTACCACTGCCTGCGCCAGCAACCCCGGCACAGCCTCTACCGGTGCGAAGCGGAAGGCCGCGAGGCAATCGAACTGACCGTGGACCGCCAGTCCCTGCTGCTGGAAGCCCAGGGCCACTACCAGCGCCTGTGCGCCCGTACCCTGGAGCTGAATACCTGGGTGTAAGTCGATGTCGTGGGTGGGCCACATACATCGTCATTGAGCCTTGATGAGGATGGCGAGAGTTGCTAAGAAAAAGCCCCGCATTCGCGGGGCTCGTTGTCAGGCCGACCCTTACAGCGCATCCAGGTATCGCTCGACATCCAGTGCGGCCATGCAGCCGGCGCCGGCGGAGGTGATGGCCTGGCGGTAGACATGGTCGGCCACGTCGCCAGCGGCAAACACGCCGGGGATGTTGGTGGCAGTCGCGTTGCCGTCACGGCCGCCGTTGACCACCAGGTAGCCATCCTTGAGGGCCAGTTGGCCTTCGAATAGCGAAGTATTCGGGGTATGGCCGATGGCGACGAACAGGCCGTCCACCTTCAACTCGTCGCTGCCGCCGTCGTTGCGCTTCAGACGCACGCCGGTGACGCCCATCTCATCGCCCAGCACTTCGTCCACCTCGGCATTCAGCCTGAGCTCGATCTTGCCCTCGGCGACCCGCGCCTTCAGCTTGTCCTGGAGAATCTTCTCGGCACGGAAGGTTTCGCGGCGATGCACCAGGGTCACCTTGCTGGCGATGTTGGCCAGGTACAGCGCCTCCTCAACGGCCGTGTTGCCGCCACCTACCACCGCCACTTCACGGTTGCGGTAGAAGAAGCCGTCGCAGGTGGCGCAGGCGGACACGCCCTTGCCCATGAAGGCCTGCTCCGAGGGCAGCCCCAGGTAACGGGCGCTGGCGCCGGTGGCGATGATCAGGGCGTCGCAGCTGTAGGTGCCGCTGTCACCCACCAGGGTGAAGGGCTTGCCGGCCAGGTCCACGGCGTTGATGTGGTCGAAGACGATCTCGGTCTCGAAGCGCTCGGCGTGTTCCTGCATGCGCTGCATCAGGGCCGGGCCGGTGAGGCCGTGGGGGTCGCCGGGCCAGTTGTCGACTTCGGTGGTGGTGGTCAGCTGCCCGCCTGCCTGCATGCCGGTGATCAGCAGCGGCTTGAGGTTGGCGCGGGCGGCGTAGACAGCCGCAGAGTAACCGGCCGGGCCGGAACCGAGGATGATGACCCGCGAATGACGTGCTTCGGACATGGCTGACTCCCGCCCTTACGGGCATAAAAAAGGGGCCACTGCGGCACTTGGGGAAGGCTTGGATGCAGGGGCCCCGTTGAACCGGGTCTGGCCGTCGGGAACGGGCCAGGAATGGGCGCAAGGTTACTGGGGGCCCCGTGATAGCGGAAATATCCGCTCTCAATCCCACCCATAGGCGACAACTATTGGCGCAACGGGCATCAAATTTGTTCCGAGCCTTTTCCAGGCTTTCCACGTCGCCGACAAAGCCGTTAAGGTCGGCGCATTTGTCACCTTTGGGGGATCACCATGCCTGCACCCACACTCTCCGGGCCGCAGTACCTCGGCCAGGGACTGAAACTGGTCCTCAGCCCCGGCCTGCGTCTGTTCGTCCTGCTGCCGCTGACCGTCAACCTGCTGCTGTTCGCCGCCCTGATCGGCTTCGCCGTGCAGGAATTCAGCGGCTGGGTCGACGCTTTCATGCCCAGCCTTCCCGAGTGGCTGAGCTTCCTCCAGTACCTGCTCTGGCCGCTGTTCGTCGTGCTGGTTCTGGTGCTGGTGTTCTTCAGCTTCACCATGCTGGCCAACGTCATCGCCGCGCCCTTCAACGGCTTCCTCGCGGAAAAGGTGGAGGTGGTGGTACGCGGCCAGGACGACTTCCCGGCCTTCAGCTGGGCCGAACTGATGGCGATGATCCCGCGCACCGTCGGCCGCGAGCTGCGCAAGCTGGCCTACTTCCTGCCGCGTGCCGGCGCCCTGCTGATCCTCTCCTTCATTCCGGGCATCAACCTGCTGGCCGCGCCGCTGTGGATCGTCTTCGGCATCTGGATGATGGCGGTGCAATACATCGACTACCCGGCGGACAACCACAAGCTGGGCTGGAACGAGATGCTCGCCTGGCTGCGGGAGAAGCGCTGGCAGAGCCTGGGGTTCGGCGGCATCACCTACCTGGCGTTGATGGTGCCCTTCGTGAACATCCTGATGATGCCCGCCGCCGTGGCTGGCGCGACGCTGTTCTGGGTGCGCGAGCAAGGCGACCTGGCGCTGCAGAAGCAGAACGGCCAGGTGGTTCGCTGAATCCGTGAAAGACGCGCGGCAGGCCCCGATCCAGCCGGGGCTTGCCGTACACGAACCGCGGATCAGGCCTGGATATCGATGCTCGGGTTCTCCCGCTGCAGCCGTTCCTCCTCCGCTTGCTTGGCCTGCATTTCCATCCGCTGCTGGAAGCGCTCGGCAATTTCGTTCTCCACCGCCTCCCGCTGTTCCGGCGGCATGGCGTCGAGTTCTTCCTGAGTCAGCCCCATTTCCGCGAGGATGGCATCGCGCATCTTCTCGGCGGGCGACTTGTCCATGTACTCCTGGAACTTCTCCACCGCGCTCTGGCCGCCCAACGCCAGATCGGCCGGCAGTTTTCCGGGGACCATTTCCAGCTTCCCGCCCGTGCTCTGCAGCCCTACCCGCAGTCGGGCAAAGCCCTCCTCGGACGCCTGCCAGGCCCGGTAGTCGCTCTCCGAACCGGAAGAGGAAGTACGCCGCGTCGGGTCCTTCTGACCAAGCTCGGCAAACACCTCCTCCTCTCGGGAAATTTTCGTGTTGCGAAAGCCGATGCCGGACAGCGCGCTGCCCCCACCGATTCCGCCTATTGAGTTCACAGCCACGCTCGATACTCCTGTAAGGGAAATCCCGCGCGTTGGCACTCAAGTACCATGCCAAATCCCAGGATGCGGGCAACTCGCTGAAAAGCTGGGAATTCCCGCCTTTTCCGCACGAACGGAACGGAAAAGGCACGCCGCTCGGCGGCAAGCATTTGCCTCAGTACCGCGCCGTGGAGCGGCCGTCACACAGGCGTCACATGACCGTCACACGGGCTAAACGGCCCGTGCGGAGACTGGTTTCATGACCACAGCGCCCCTCTACATCTCGCTGATCAGCGAAACCTTCCTGCCCGAAGTCAACGGTGTGGCCAATACCCTCGGCCGCCTCTGCGACGGCCTGCGTGCCGCCGGCCATCGACTGCAACTGGTGCGGCCGCGGCAATCCTGCGACCAGAGCCGCAGGAGCGACGATGAGCTGCTGCTGATCCGTGGCTGGCCACTGCCCGGTTACCCCGGCCTGCAATGGGGCCAGTCCTGCCTGCACAAACTGTTGCGCCGCTGGCGGTTGAACAAGCCGGACGTGCTCTACATCGCCACCGAGGGCCCCCTTGGCCTTTCCGCCCTGCGCGCCGCGCGGCGGCTGGGGATTCCGGTGGTGAGCGGCTTCCATACCAACTTCCAGCAATACACCGGGCATTACGGCGCGGGCCTGCTGACGCGCCTGCTGACCAACTACCTGCGCTGGTTCCACAACGCTACGCGGTTGACCCTGGTGCCCAGCGTCAGTCAGCTGCAGGACCTCACCCGGCGCGGCTTCGAGCGCCTGCAACTGCTCGCGCGCGGGGTCGACGGCCAGTTGTTCAACCCCGCCCGCCGCTGCCCGCAACTCCGCGCGCAATGGGGCCTGGGCGAGCAGGACATCGCCGTGCTGCATGTCGGCCGCCTGGCCGCCGAGAAGAATCTCGGCCTGCTCGGCGAAACCTTCCAACACCTGCAGCAGCGCTATCCACACCAGCGCCTGAAGCTGGTGGTGGTGGGCGACGGCCCGCAGCGGACATCACTTCAGCGGACCCTGCCGGAGGCGACCTTCTGCGGCATACAACGCGGCGAGGACCTGGCGCGGCACTACGCCTCGGGGGATCTGTTTCTGTTTCCCAGCCTGTCGGAGACCTTCGGCAACGTGGTGCTGGAAGCCCTGGCTTCGGGCCTGGCGGTCGTGGCCTTCGACCAGGCCGCGGCGGCCCAGCACATCCGCCACGGACACAATGGCGCCCTGGCCCTGCCCGATGAACCGGCGAGCTTCGTCGAGGCTGCCGTCTGGCTGCTGGAGGACCCGGAACGCCTGCGCCGCGTGCGCCTCAATGCACGGATGCACGCCGGCCGACAGGGTTGGGAAGCCATCATCCAGCAGTTCGAGCAGTACCTGCTGCACGCACACCGCCCCGAGCCGGAAGCGCCCGCCGGTAGCAGCTTGCCACCCCGCGTTTAGGTGAAGGCCACGGCCCGCTCGGCGATTGTCAGCGCAAGCGATACACAGGATGAAGGGGCAAGACCGAGGGGCGGATGTTCCCCTCACCCGGGCCCTCTCCCGCGGGGAGAAGGGTGACTCGCGCCAGGCCCTCTGGGAGAGGACCGGGGTGAGGGAAGACTGGGGACCGGCAGAAGCTCGACCCAGCCTCCAATGCAGAAGCCCCGCCAAGGCGGGGCTTCTGTCGCTTACACCAGGCTCGCCAGCGCGTCCCGGCTGAACGGCAGGATGTCCTGCATCCGCCCGTCGCGCACCTTCACCGCCCAGTCGGGGTCCACCAGCAGAGCACGGCCGACGGCCACCAGGTCGAACTCTTCCTTGTTCAGGCGCTCCAGCAGACCCTCGATGTTGGCTGGCTGGGCAACCTTGTCGGTCTTGACCATGAACTGCAGGAACTCGCCATCCAGGCCGACGCTGCCGACGGTGATGGTGGGCTTGCCGGTGAGCCGGCGGGTCCAGCCGGCCAGGTTGAGGTCCGAGCCGTCGAATTCCGGCTCCCAGAAGCGGCGGGTGGAGCAGTGGAAGATGTCCACACCTGCCTCGGCCAGGGGCTTGAGGAAGTCGCCCAGGGCTTCGGCGCTGGTCACCAGGCGCGCGCTGTAGTCCTGCTGCTTCCACTGGGAGAAGCGGAAGATGATCGGGAAGTCCGGGCCGACGGCGGCACGGATGGCCTGGATCACTTCGATGGCGAAGCGCGAACGATTGGCCAGGCTGCCACCGTATTCATCGCTGCGCTGGTTGCTGCCGTCCCAGAAGAACTGGTCGATCAGGTAACCGTGGGCGCCGTGGATTTCCACGCCGTCCATGCCGATGGCCTGGGCGGCGCGAGCGGCCTGGGCGTAGGCGGCGACCACGTCTTGGATGTCTTCGCGGGTCATGCCGTGGACCACCACTTGGCCGTCCTTCACCTTCTCTATCGGGCCGTAGCCGGGGACGCCGGCATCCGGCTCGGTGCCCAGCCTGCGCACGTTGCCCACGTGCCAGAGCTGCGGGACGATGCGGCCGCCTTCGGCGTGCACCGCGTCGACCACCGCCTTCCAGCCAGCCAGGGCGTCGTCACCGAAGAAGCGCGGCACATGGGGATAGCCGTTGGACGCCTTGTGGCCGATGGTGGTGCCCTCGGTGATGATCAGGCCGACCCCAGCGGCGGCGCGGCGACGGTAGTACTCCACCACCTTGGCGTTGGGCACGCCGCCCGGGGAAAAGGAGCGGGTCATCGGCGCCATCACCACGCGGGTGGGCAGTTCCAGGCCGCCGAGGCGGAAGGGTTCGAAGAGGGCTTGTGCGGGAGCGGTCATGGGGTCTCCTGTGCCGGCCATATGACCGGTCGTCTCGGTTTCAAGGCACTGAAAAATCAGGCCCGGAGCAGCAGCTCCAGGCGTTCCACGAAGGCATGCAGGGGGGCGGTCCCGCCGCCCACCTTCAGGCGGGTGAGCACACCCTGCCAGGCGTTGGCGATAAAGGCGGCGAGGTTGGCGCAGTCTTCGTCGGCCGACAGCTCGCCGGCGGCCACGGCGTCTTCCAGGCAGGCCTGGAGGATGTCCGCCGAACCCTGCAGGATGCTCTCCACCTGTTCGCCGATGGCGGGGGACAGCTCGGCCATTTCGAAGCTGAGGCTGCCGATGAAGCAGTGGTACTCGGGCTTTTCGCGGCTGGCGAAATGCGCCAGCAGCTCGCGGTAGTAACCGAGAATGCGCTCGCGCGGGCTCAGGGCGGAGTGGCCCAACGCCTGGGCATAACGCTCCAGGCGCGGCCGGTAGAGGTACTCCAGGGCCTGCAGGGCGAAGTCTTCCTTGCTGGCGAAGTAGTGATAGAAGGAGCCCTTGGGGATGCCCGCGGCCTGGACGATCTCCTGCACGCCGGTGCCGTGGTAGCCACGGCGGGTCATCACCTGGGAACCCTTGGCGAGGATGAGGTCGCGTTTGTCGAGTCGGATACTGGTCATGGCGGCGAGCATATGACCGGTCGTCTCGCCGCGCCCAGCACTATTGACCGGAGTGATTGGCGACCACAGGAGGGGAAGAGTCGGGAGGGGTCGCGGGGCGCGTCCATTCGCCCCGGTCGTCATGAGTGGAGGTGAATCAGGCCAGGGCCTTCTCGACG contains:
- a CDS encoding putative glycolipid-binding domain-containing protein: MQQTLVWKPLTTPGMESLRLSMDEQGIHASSHLVQNQNGQSIAATYVLDSDPRWRFRHLWLKVENRGPRSLRLDRDIRGRWLLNGQHRRDLDHCQLVMLSGTPFTHTPALQRCSLESGQSEQLRVAYIDLPSLRVEARQLRYHCLRQQPRHSLYRCEAEGREAIELTVDRQSLLLEAQGHYQRLCARTLELNTWV
- the trxB gene encoding thioredoxin-disulfide reductase, producing the protein MSEARHSRVIILGSGPAGYSAAVYAARANLKPLLITGMQAGGQLTTTTEVDNWPGDPHGLTGPALMQRMQEHAERFETEIVFDHINAVDLAGKPFTLVGDSGTYSCDALIIATGASARYLGLPSEQAFMGKGVSACATCDGFFYRNREVAVVGGGNTAVEEALYLANIASKVTLVHRRETFRAEKILQDKLKARVAEGKIELRLNAEVDEVLGDEMGVTGVRLKRNDGGSDELKVDGLFVAIGHTPNTSLFEGQLALKDGYLVVNGGRDGNATATNIPGVFAAGDVADHVYRQAITSAGAGCMAALDVERYLDAL
- the cysZ gene encoding sulfate transporter CysZ; amino-acid sequence: MPAPTLSGPQYLGQGLKLVLSPGLRLFVLLPLTVNLLLFAALIGFAVQEFSGWVDAFMPSLPEWLSFLQYLLWPLFVVLVLVLVFFSFTMLANVIAAPFNGFLAEKVEVVVRGQDDFPAFSWAELMAMIPRTVGRELRKLAYFLPRAGALLILSFIPGINLLAAPLWIVFGIWMMAVQYIDYPADNHKLGWNEMLAWLREKRWQSLGFGGITYLALMVPFVNILMMPAAVAGATLFWVREQGDLALQKQNGQVVR
- a CDS encoding glycosyltransferase family 4 protein, encoding MTTAPLYISLISETFLPEVNGVANTLGRLCDGLRAAGHRLQLVRPRQSCDQSRRSDDELLLIRGWPLPGYPGLQWGQSCLHKLLRRWRLNKPDVLYIATEGPLGLSALRAARRLGIPVVSGFHTNFQQYTGHYGAGLLTRLLTNYLRWFHNATRLTLVPSVSQLQDLTRRGFERLQLLARGVDGQLFNPARRCPQLRAQWGLGEQDIAVLHVGRLAAEKNLGLLGETFQHLQQRYPHQRLKLVVVGDGPQRTSLQRTLPEATFCGIQRGEDLARHYASGDLFLFPSLSETFGNVVLEALASGLAVVAFDQAAAAQHIRHGHNGALALPDEPASFVEAAVWLLEDPERLRRVRLNARMHAGRQGWEAIIQQFEQYLLHAHRPEPEAPAGSSLPPRV
- a CDS encoding NADH:flavin oxidoreductase, with protein sequence MTAPAQALFEPFRLGGLELPTRVVMAPMTRSFSPGGVPNAKVVEYYRRRAAAGVGLIITEGTTIGHKASNGYPHVPRFFGDDALAGWKAVVDAVHAEGGRIVPQLWHVGNVRRLGTEPDAGVPGYGPIEKVKDGQVVVHGMTREDIQDVVAAYAQAARAAQAIGMDGVEIHGAHGYLIDQFFWDGSNQRSDEYGGSLANRSRFAIEVIQAIRAAVGPDFPIIFRFSQWKQQDYSARLVTSAEALGDFLKPLAEAGVDIFHCSTRRFWEPEFDGSDLNLAGWTRRLTGKPTITVGSVGLDGEFLQFMVKTDKVAQPANIEGLLERLNKEEFDLVAVGRALLVDPDWAVKVRDGRMQDILPFSRDALASLV
- a CDS encoding TetR/AcrR family transcriptional regulator, with the translated sequence MTSIRLDKRDLILAKGSQVMTRRGYHGTGVQEIVQAAGIPKGSFYHYFASKEDFALQALEYLYRPRLERYAQALGHSALSPRERILGYYRELLAHFASREKPEYHCFIGSLSFEMAELSPAIGEQVESILQGSADILQACLEDAVAAGELSADEDCANLAAFIANAWQGVLTRLKVGGGTAPLHAFVERLELLLRA